One part of the Candidatus Binatia bacterium genome encodes these proteins:
- the rpmF gene encoding 50S ribosomal protein L32: protein MANLKWKTPRSKTRSRRAANWKLGAVTTVQCPQCHQPKRPHFACPSCGTYKGRQVVKMQDESAG from the coding sequence GTGGCGAATCTAAAGTGGAAGACGCCTCGCAGCAAGACTCGCAGCCGCCGCGCCGCCAACTGGAAGCTGGGCGCGGTGACCACCGTGCAATGCCCGCAGTGTCACCAGCCGAAGCGGCCGCATTTCGCTTGCCCGAGTTGCGGCACGTATAAGGGCCGGCAAGTCGTTAAGATGCAAGACGAGTCGGCCGGCTAG
- a CDS encoding DUF177 domain-containing protein, whose translation MDRSHWVDIGGLLAGSRQLMVVSDEVRIAPFEGLDFPEPARVQLELRQADRMLVVEGTVDVRAHGECDRCLEDVDRTIHVDVDERLDPSRGREVDPFGESNVLTGERLDVADLAAQSVLAALPMGLRCSPECKGLCASCGANRNLGECPCDRVQSL comes from the coding sequence ATGGATCGTTCGCATTGGGTCGATATCGGCGGCCTCCTCGCCGGCAGCCGCCAGCTCATGGTGGTCTCCGACGAGGTGCGAATCGCGCCGTTCGAAGGACTCGATTTTCCGGAACCGGCCCGCGTGCAGCTGGAACTGCGCCAAGCCGACCGGATGCTCGTCGTCGAGGGCACCGTTGACGTGCGGGCTCACGGCGAGTGCGACCGATGCTTGGAAGACGTGGACCGCACGATCCACGTCGACGTGGATGAGCGGCTCGATCCCTCGCGGGGACGCGAGGTCGACCCGTTCGGGGAGAGCAACGTGCTGACCGGGGAGCGGCTCGACGTCGCCGACCTGGCGGCGCAGAGCGTCCTCGCTGCCTTGCCGATGGGTCTGCGCTGCAGCCCCGAATGCAAGGGACTCTGCGCGAGTTGCGGGGCGAACCGCAATCTGGGCGAATGTCCGTGCGACCGCGTGCAATCTTTATAA
- a CDS encoding transglycosylase SLT domain-containing protein, whose translation MSIDPIASKLASEGVAYAPQIAGAARRHGLDPGLLAAVAAQETGGPDTNAGHNEVGDGGHGRGLFQIDDRWHAFASTPAAMDPGANADYAAGMISGLLKRYGGNVRSALSAYNAGSPTATGTRTRWSDGSDLSYADSVLRHYQRLTGGPAQSSESTQSTAIAESGSEIASTGVLRARAQRLPFVAPIAASAHQTRPNSANYSRAATDYVALFNDDTDENNS comes from the coding sequence ATGAGCATCGATCCCATCGCCTCGAAGCTCGCCTCGGAGGGCGTGGCCTACGCCCCGCAGATCGCCGGCGCCGCCCGCCGGCACGGGCTCGACCCCGGTTTGCTTGCCGCCGTGGCAGCGCAAGAGACCGGCGGCCCCGATACCAACGCGGGCCACAACGAGGTCGGCGACGGTGGCCACGGGCGCGGCCTCTTCCAGATCGACGACCGCTGGCATGCGTTCGCCTCGACTCCCGCGGCGATGGACCCGGGCGCCAACGCCGATTACGCGGCCGGGATGATCTCCGGCTTGCTCAAGCGCTACGGCGGAAACGTTCGCTCTGCGCTCTCCGCCTATAATGCCGGCTCCCCCACGGCGACCGGCACGAGAACCCGCTGGTCCGACGGGAGCGATCTCTCCTACGCCGATTCCGTGCTGCGCCACTACCAACGCCTCACCGGCGGCCCCGCACAATCCTCGGAATCGACGCAATCGACCGCAATTGCCGAGTCGGGCAGCGAGATCGCCTCAACCGGCGTGCTGCGCGCTCGGGCACAGCGCCTTCCGTTCGTGGCGCCGATCGCTGCCTCCGCACACCAAACGCGGCCGAATTCTGCGAATTACAGCCGAGCCGCGACCGATTACGTCGCCCTCTTCAACGACGACACCGACGAGAACAACTCGTAG